A genome region from Lytechinus pictus isolate F3 Inbred chromosome 16, Lp3.0, whole genome shotgun sequence includes the following:
- the LOC129279399 gene encoding signal peptidase complex subunit 2-like: MSSERGDTLMEEEPCRVDKWNGTAVKNALDDDIRRIFTKVFEYEENHSLIDNRLVLCSVACMFAIVALIYDYLNPFPESRTVLAFCVLAYFAMMSLLTLYTTMIEKNHFLVTNQKDPAGIDPSDTWCCDSYMKRFDDEYNLVLQFEDGISKEKRESSITKSVGAWFDESGLLLHDRFQSDVCKLHDSLLAEKKDK, from the exons ATGTCAAGTGAACGTGGAGATACCTTG atggaGGAAGAGCCGTGCAGAGTGGATAAGTGGAACGGGACGGCGGTCAAGAACGCCTTGGATGATGATATCCGGAGG ATATTCACCAAAGTGTTTGAATACGAAGAGAACCATTCTTTGATCGATAACCGTCTTGTCCTCTGCAGCGTAGCCTGCATGTTCGCCATCGTAGCTCTCATCTACGACTACCTCAATCCGTTTCCTGAATCCAGAACTGTCCTTGCCTTCTGTGTGCTAGC TTATTTTGCCATGATGTCATTGTTGACCTTGTATACGACCATGATAGAGAAGAATCACTTTTTGGTGACGAATCAGAAGGATCCTGCCGGTATTGACCCGAGTGATACCTGGTGTTGTGACTCCTATATGAAGAG GTTCGACGACGAGTACAATCTTGTTCTTCAGTTTGAGGATGGGATATcaaaggagaaaagagaaagcAGCATCACAAAATCGGTCGGGGCCTGGTTTGATGAGAGTGGTCTGCTTCTACATGACCGTTTCCAAAGTGATGTATGTAAGCTGCACGATAGTTTGTTGGCGGAGAAGAAAGACAagtag